Part of the Piliocolobus tephrosceles isolate RC106 unplaced genomic scaffold, ASM277652v3 unscaffolded_41799, whole genome shotgun sequence genome is shown below.
GTGACAAGCTGCTGGTGATCCCTCAGGATGGAAGCCACTGGCTTAGTATGAAGGATATAGTTGAGGTTCTGGGTGCCCGGGGGCATGACGTTGTAGTGGTGGTGCCTGAAGtcaatttgcttttgaaagaatcCAAATACTACACAAGAAAAATCTATCCAGTGCCGCATGACCCAGAAGAGATGAAGAACCGTTACCAATTGTTTGGAAACAGTCACTTTGTTGAGCCATCATTCCTGACTGCTCCTCAGACAGAGTACAGGAATAACATGATCGTTGTTGGCATGTACTTCATCAACTGCCAGAGCCTCCTGCAGGACGTGGACACCCTGAACTTTCTCAAGGAGAGCAAGTTCGATGCTCTTTTCACAGACCCAGCCTTACCCTGTGGGGTGATCCTGGCTGAGTATTTGGGCCTACCCTCCGTGTACCTCTTCAGGGGTTTTCCATGTTC
Proteins encoded:
- the LOC113223553 gene encoding UDP-glucuronosyltransferase 1-6 — its product is MACLLCAFQRISAGVFFLALWGMVVGDKLLVIPQDGSHWLSMKDIVEVLGARGHDVVVVVPEVNLLLKESKYYTRKIYPVPHDPEEMKNRYQLFGNSHFVEPSFLTAPQTEYRNNMIVVGMYFINCQSLLQDVDTLNFLKESKFDALFTDPALPCGVILAEYLGLPSVYLFRGFPCSLEHTFSRSPNPVSYIPRCYTKFSDHMTFSQRVANFLVNLLEPYVFYCLFSKYDDLASTVLKRDVDVITLYQKVSIWLLRYDFVLEYPRPVMPNMVFIGGTNCKKRKDLSE